A genomic stretch from Lathyrus oleraceus cultivar Zhongwan6 chromosome 2, CAAS_Psat_ZW6_1.0, whole genome shotgun sequence includes:
- the LOC127122996 gene encoding uncharacterized protein LOC127122996 — MKLYLEKKEVELNLKPKGGTHDFTLKFLVEKATAFADVGSWNAFNVVFVLLIYGIVLFPSMEDFADLASIHIFLSKNLVPTLLADSYYSIHVRTQNKKGTIMYCVPLLYRWFISHLPNKGPFIENKGNLKWSQRIMHLTAEDILWCSRAYDNVKVILDCGNFPNVPLIGIMYGTNYNPRLTLHQLGYPLLYKPDLRHVEEFVLYEGVDNLELLKKIVRAWREVHIQGRDELRKKNCIAKEAYTQWVKDKVEEILMPFLFEPSMNIQQPIIIIVPTSEVGKLKETIKSLEKYNVDL, encoded by the coding sequence ATGAAGCTTTATTTGGAGAAGAAGGAAGTGGAGCTCAATCTTAAGCCCAAGGGTGGAACTCATGATTTTACTCTGAAGTTTTTGGTAGAGAAGGCCACTGCCTTTGCTGATGTTGGAAGTTGGAATGCTTTCAACGTTGTTTTTGTTTTGCTCATATATGGGATTGTGTTATTTCCTAGTATGGAAGACTTTGCGGACCTTGCATCTATTCACATCTTCTTGTCTAAGAATCTGGTTCCTACGCTTCTTGCTGACAGTTATTACTCCATTCATGTAAGGACTCAGAATAAGAAGGGTACTATTATGTATTGTGTTCCTTTGCTGTataggtggtttatttcacacctgCCCAACAAGGGTCCTTTCATTGAGAACAAAGGCAATCTCAAGTGGTCCCAGAGGATCATGCATCTGACTGCCGAAGATATTTTGTGGTGCTCTAGAGCTTATGATAATGTCAAGGTCATCCTTGATTGTGGAAATTTCCCCAATGTACCCCTCATAGGTATAATGTATGGAACTAACTACAATCCAAGGTTGACATTACATCAGTTAGGTTACCCGTTGTTATACAAGCCAGATCTCCGGCATGTGGAGGAGTTTGTTTTGTATGAAGGGGTTGACAATCTAGAGTTGCTAAAGAAGATCGTCAGAGCTTGGAGGGAGGTTCATATTCAAGGAAGGGATGAGTTAAGGAAGAAGAATTGCATTGCCAAGGAAGCTTATACGCAGTGGGTCAAGGACAAGGTTGAAGAAATTCTAATGCCATTTTTGTTTGAGCCATCTATGAACATCCAACAACCCATTATTATAATTGTTCCTACCTCTGAGGTTGGGAAACTCAAAGAGACTATCAAGAGCTTAGAGAAATATAATGTCGATCTTTGA